Proteins from a genomic interval of Gadus morhua chromosome 21, gadMor3.0, whole genome shotgun sequence:
- the gnpat2 gene encoding LOW QUALITY PROTEIN: dihydroxyacetone phosphate acyltransferase (The sequence of the model RefSeq protein was modified relative to this genomic sequence to represent the inferred CDS: deleted 1 base in 1 codon), giving the protein MSTPQRDSVNDEEEFADILEDLRRSWDLGHALRTFKPSVPDTGPPPCSAAELTAAVRTSQHLRYLTQGGRRGDGVHGGVRLEQQVEVILSEMSQNLQMSSIRLLGYGLNKAMKRLFHAVNVNMDGLQRLQPTAQGYPVILMPNHRSYMDFLIISFLSFTYDLPIPVIAAGTPLSKMKLMGEIFRRCGAFYIRRGIGSDKLYWAFCPSMVKTIVRRAYAPLEFYVEGLRSRTLKALPPKLGMMHMVLEPFFKGEVYDITLVPISISYDRVVEESLLAHELLGVPKPRETTRGLLKASSVLWENYGSMHVNIGQALSVRAMCQGKIDRNHYNRVPRDLPQKPGEDMQACVSLLAHRVVRDQEQGAVLSPWSLMATVLLQSPVPSLVQEGLPWGALAQRTLWLRGHALAFGARLNWPGGTRESDEVMSSNMSLHHSVARRRGGRVFLLEEEGFAGRRPTSAEEGVAWRAVAVLMMASHRNQALHVFARPAMLAVAMHVTASRQRRELQAFFVFLLDVFSVEIVFTPGQSSQDFEEACSLLGKAGAIQCCQEEISVTDAGQQTMTFLKTLLQPFMDSYQVVFSHLCEAGDNTFSEKQFVTSVRKLATSLILSGELQTYEALSSDTQSNALSSLLRLEAVTKLRTAERTEYSVNKSSVQRIADMLCGKIPLQSVQTAPDSRL; this is encoded by the exons ATGTCGACCCCG CAAAGAGACTCAGTCAATGATGAGGAGGAGTTTGCTGACATACTGGAGGACCTCAGGCGAAGCTGGGACCTCGGCCACGCCCTCAGGACCTTCAAGCCCTCCGTGCCCGACACCGGACCCCCACCCTGCAGCGCAGCTGAACTCACCGCCGCCGTACGCACGTCCCAGCACCTGCGATACCTCACccaaggag GTCGCCGTGGAGACGGGGTCCACGGTGGAGTGCGGTTGGAGCAGCAGGTGGAGGTCATCCTGAGCGAGATGTCCCAGAACCTGCAGATGAGCTCCATCCGGCTGCTGGGGTACGGCCTCAACAAGGCCATGAAGAGGCTCTTCCACGCG GTCAACGTCAACATGGACGGGCTCCAAAGG CTCCAACCGACCGCCCAGGGCTACCCGGTCATCCTGATGCCCAACCACCGGAGCTACATGGACTTCCTCATCATCTCCTTCCTGTCGTTCACCTACGACCTGCCCATCCCGGTGATCGCAGCAGGAACTC CCCTTTCGAAAATGAAGTTGATGGGTGAGATCTTTAGACGTTGCGGAGCGTTCTACATCCGCCGCGGCATCGGTTCAGACAAGTTGTATTGGGCGTTCTGTCCGAGTATGGTCAAAACCATCGTACGG CGAGCCTACGCGCCCCTGGAGTTCTATGTGGAGGGACTGCGCAGTCGCACTCTGAAGGCCCTGCCGCCCAAGCTGG gaatgaTGCACATGGTGCTCGAGCCCTTCTTTAAAGGAGAAGTGTACGACATCACCCTGGTGCCCATCAGCATCAGCTACGACCGCGTGGTGGAGGAATCCCTGCTGGCCCACGAGCTACTGGGGGTCCCCAAGCCCAGGGAGACCACCAGG GGTCTTCTGAAGGCCAGCAGTGTCCTGTGGGAAAACTACGGCAGCATGCACGTTAATATCGGCCAGGCTCTGTCCGTGAGAGCGATGTGTCAGGGCAAGATCGACCGCAACCACTACAACCGTGTACCACG GGACCTACCCCAGAAACCCGGCGAGGACATGCAGGCCTGCGTCAGCCTGCTGGCGCACCGCGTGGTCCGGGACCAGGAGCAGGGTGCGGTGCTCAGCCCCTGGTCCCTCATGGCCACGGTGCTGCTCCAGAGCCCCGTCCCCAGCCTGGTCCAGGAGGGCCTGCCCTGGGGAGCCCTCGCCCAAAGGACCCTCTGGCTCCGGGGGCACGCGCTGGCCTTCGGAGCTCGTCTCAACTGgcctg GGGGGACCAGGGAGTCGGACGAGGTAATGTCATCCAACATGTCTCTCCATCACTCGGTGGCTCGTCGTCGAGGGGGCCGAGTCTTCCTGCTCGAGGAGGAGGGCTTTGCGGGGAGACGGCCAACCAGTGCAGAGGAGGGCGTGGCCTGGCGGGCGGTGGCGGTGCTCATGATGGCGTCCCACAGGAACCAGGCGCTGCATGTGTTTGCGCGGCCCGCCATGCTAGCGGTCGCCATGCACGTCACGGCAAGTCGGCAGAGAC GGGAGCTCCAGGCCTTCTTTGTCTTCCTCCTGGATGTGTTCTCAGTAGAGATCGTCTTCACGCCCGGCCAGTCCTCTCAG GACTTTGAGGAGGCGTGCTCCCTGCTGGGGAAAGCCGGAGCCATCCAGTGCTGCCAAGAGGAAATATCCGTGACTGACGCTGGGCAGCAGACCATGACCTTCCTGAAGACACTTCTACAACCCTTCATGGACTCCTATCAG GTTGTGTTCAGTCATCTGTGTGAAGCGGGAGACAACACGTTCTCAGAGAAACAGTTTGTTACCTCCGTACGAAAGCTAGCCACCAGCCTCATCCTCTcag GTGAGCTTCAGACCTATGAAGCCCTTTCCTCCGACACGCAAAGCAACGCTCTGTCGTCTCTGCTCCGGCTGGAGGCGGTGACAAAGTTAAGGAC GGCTGAGCGGACAGAGTACAGCGTTAACAAGTCATCCGTACAAAGAATCGCAGACATGCTGT GCGGTAAAATCCCACTTCAGAGTGTCCAGACAGCCCCCGACTCCAGGCTTTAG
- the LOC115534227 gene encoding uncharacterized protein LOC115534227, giving the protein MSNLMLREDFMDWWTSLAASIALLWLLCFIDGHAVLELRLLFHALTKAACHLYLALLPLRRAASHFADCARYFVNHAQQPAPSSAQGYPPHSHHPPPARKGTLHFIEAMCVVCETVPNLMCAALSVGAALCHALQGGFYVLAATLRTIQANLFSQMNGEKDRWDKERHRAKETEKKMNSKVLEYISVFCQDPVTALRIKVDVPPVYR; this is encoded by the exons GAGAGGACTTCATGGATTGGTGGACTTCATTGGCTGCGAGTATTGCCTTGCTCTGGCTTCTGTGTTTTATAGACG GCCACGCGGTGCTCGAGCTGCGGCTGCTCTTCCACGCGCTCACCAAGGCGGCATGCCACCTCTACTTGGCGCTCCTCCCGCTGCGCCGCGCCGCGAGCCACTTCGCCGACTGCGCGAGATACTTCGTCAACCACGCCCAGCAGCCCGCTCCCTCTTCGGCCCAAGGATACCCACCGCACAgccaccacccaccccccgcGCGGAAGGGCACGCTCCACTTCATAGAAGCGATGTGCGTGGTGTGCGAAACGGTGCCCAATCTGATGTGCGCGGCGCTCAGCGTAGGTGCGGCGCTCTGCCACGCCTTGCAAGGGGGCTTTTACGTGCTGGCCGCGACGCTACGCACCATTCAGGCGAATCTATTCTCGCAGATGAACGGCGAGAAGGACAGGTGGGACAAAGAGCGCCACCGCGCGAAAGAGACGGAGAAAAAGATGAATTCCAAAGTGCTGGAGTACATCTCGGTGTTCTGTCAAGACCCAGTCACTGCTCTGCGCATCAAAGTGGACGTGCCACCTGTATATAGATAA